The genomic segment GATGATCACCGCCCCGCATGAGTCGCTAAATACGTTCACACTGGTGCGGAACATGTCTAATATGCGATCGACGGCCAGGATCAAGCCGATCCCCTCGACCGGCAACCCCACCGCCGCCAGTATGATGGTAATCGCGACCAGACTAGCCGCCGGAATCCCGGCGACGCCTACCGACGTAAGCAGTGCGGTCACAACCACAGTAAACTGAGCCCCAAAGCCCAAATCCACCCCGTAGGCCTGGGCGATAAACAGCGCGGCCACACACTCGTACAAGGCGGTCCCGTCCATATTCATGGTCGCGCCGAGCGGAAGCACGAAGCTGGTTACCCGGTTCGATACGCCGGCATTCTTCTCGACGCACTCCATGGTGAGCGGCAAAGTGGCCGAAGAGGATGCGGTGGAGAACGCCGTTAACAGCGCCGGGGCCATGGCCCGGTAGTGACGCAACGGGTTGACACCCGCCACCAAGCGCAGCAGCAGTGGCAGAACGACGAAGGCATGGATGGCCAGTGCCGCGAGCACCGTGAACGTGAAGCGCAGCAGCACCGAAAGAAGATCCCCCAACGCGTTAAGATCAGTTCCCGAAACGACCTTGGCCACCAGAGCGAACACACCCAAGGGGGCGAACCTCATTACGAGGTTGGTGATCCCCATCATGACATCGAGCACGCCCTGCCAGAAACTAAGCAACGTATCCGCATGACGATGGTCGATCTTCGTCATGAAGTAGCCGAACAGCAGGCTGAAAAATATCAGGCCCAGCATCTGGCCATTGGCTGCCGCACGAAATACATTCGCGGGTACCAGCCGTAGAAACACCGTCGCCACATCCGCAGACCCTTTTCCTTCCACCTGCCGGACCACTTCTGCCGGGATGGCGTGCAGGCCGATGGATGTCTGCGCGGGGTTGCCGTCCACCAGCCCGGGCGAGATCAGATTGACCATCGCCAGACCAACGAGTATCGCGAGGAGACTGGTGGTCGCGTAGTACAAGAGTGTTTTTCCGCCGAGCCGCCCGAGCGCGCTACCGGAGCCAATGCCGGCGATCCCCACCACGATGGAGGAGACGATCAACGGAACAACCAACATCTTCAGGGAGTTGAGAAATAAGGTTCCGAGGAAGTCGTAGGCCGGATAGAGCGGGACACCGAAGACGCCTCTCTGGGTCCCGCTCCAGCTTCCGACCGCTACGGCGAGCGCCATGGCCCCAAGAATCTGCCAATGGAGTTTCAGGCGCATCCGCAAAGCCGGCCGACCGGAATCCGCGGACACATCCACGACGCCGTACCCTCACCCCGGGCACGGGCACGGGCACGGGCACGGGCAACCATCATGGCTGTGTAAGTGATTGTTCTTCCATTTCGACCTTGGCATGCTGTTTCAGATCGGCAAGAAGCCCGGTAAATTCCTGCGTGCCGGCCACCTGTGCCAGCGCCTGTTCATCTACCAGACGTTTGTCTTTCGGTATCCCGCTGGGGTCGCCGTCGGAAACCTGCGTCACCCCAACGATCGCGTATGCGCCCGAGTCAAGCTCAACGTCTCCGTAGTCGGCATGGCCCTTTTGTGGTCTCCCAGAGCCAAAGACCAATCGTAGGATCTTGGCATCCACAGCCGTGTCCCCGCGCCCAACCGCCTTCAGCTGCTTGAATCCCAGGTCATCGGCCTTCGCGAGGCGCTGCGGATCACGTCCGGCACGCAATTCCGCGAGTAGTTGCTCCGCGAGCTTCTTTGCCTGCGCCCGGCCGTACTGATCCCGAAGATCGTCCTCCACCTGCTGATGCACCTCTGCGAGAGGTCTCAGCGCAGCGGGCTTGTGATCGTGCACCCGAATGACTATCGTCTGAGTTGGGCTGATCTCGATGGGGTCGCTGTTGTTCCCATTGAGTACGTCGGAGCTGAACGCAGCAGCAACCACTTTCGTGTTGGACGCGAGTCCCGTACCCCCCTGGCGGGAGAACAAGCCGGTGCGCTGCACCTGGAGCCCGAGCTTCTGCGCCGCGATCTGCAGGGTGGCTGGATGCTCGTAGGTCAGATTGGTAAGGCGGTCCGCCAAAGCATAATAGCGATCTTCGGCCTTGCGTTTGCGGTAATCGGCTGCGAGTTGCGTCTTCACCTCGTCGAAGGACATCTCTCGGGACGGTTTGACGTCTTCCAACTGGATAATATGGAAACCAAACGCCGTCCGGATGGGCCCCACGATCTCACCCTTCTTCTGGATAGCGAACACCGCCTTGTCGAAGGCGGGTGTCATCGTGCCCTTGGCAAAGAAACCGAGATCGCCCCCCTGCGCGGCGCTCCCGGGATCCTGGGAATACTCCTTCGCGAGCTTCGCGAACGAAGCGCCATCGTGCAGGCGCTTCAACAGCGCCTCGGCACGGCTGCGCGCCGCAGCCACCGTCTGCTGGTCGGCATCTTTCGGAACCCGGATCAGGATGTGACGCACACGACGCTGCTCCGGCGTGACGAAATTCCCCGCTTGCTGCTTATAAAGGGCGCGCAAGTCCTCGTCACTAACCGGAATGCTGCTGGCGAGCTTGCTCACATCGAGATCCAGATAGTCGATACTGACCTCCTCGGGTCTCATGAACTTATCCTTGTGGGCATCGTAGTACTGTTGTATCTGACCCTCAGAAACCTTCGCATCGCGCTCGTAACGCGAAATCGGTATGGATAGGTAAAAGAAATCGCGGGTCTGGTCGCGCAATCGGATAAATTGATCCACCTCCCAGGGAGTCGCCAGCCCAGTGCGAATCACTCCATCCTGCAACTGCCCGATAAGCAGTTCCCGGCGGAACATCGGCTCGAAACGCAACGGGGTCATCCCCTGCGCGCTCAACACCTGCGCATAGCGCTGGTCGGAAAACTGTCCCTTTTCCTGGAATGCCGGAATGCCGTGGATCTCTGCGGCCAGCAGGCTGTTGCTGATGCGAAATCCAGCGGCATCGGCCGACTGCGCAAGTACCTCCTCATTCACCATCTGCTGCAGGACCCGCTTCCGCAAACGGGATTCATTCACCAATTCCGTATAGCGGGGACCGAGTTGTTCCTCCAGACGGTTGCGCTCCTGCTGATAGCGTTCCTGGAACGCCCGCAGGGTGATCTCGGTGCCGTTGACCTTCGCCACGTCCGCTTCGACATGACCACTGAAATACTGGTTGATACCCCACAGTGCGAAGGGGACCGATATCAGGATCACCACGATCCAGGCGATCCAGCCCGTGGCGCGATCACGAATGGTCTGCAACATACCGTCTGGCTCCGTATGGAATCGAGATTACAGGGATCGACTGTTTACGTTAACCCAGGGCCGTGGCCATGAAAAGCCAAGTTTCCGGCTCTGCCGGGGTTACCCACCTCCCGCACCTCCAGACGACGCCGAGCGGCGCAGCCTTGGGAGGGGCGATACCCCCTTGGTGATCTGCCGCAAAAGAAAAGGGCGCCCAAAGGCGCCCTTT from the Chromatiales bacterium 21-64-14 genome contains:
- a CDS encoding dicarboxylate/amino acid:cation symporter, which gives rise to MKLHWQILGAMALAVAVGSWSGTQRGVFGVPLYPAYDFLGTLFLNSLKMLVVPLIVSSIVVGIAGIGSGSALGRLGGKTLLYYATTSLLAILVGLAMVNLISPGLVDGNPAQTSIGLHAIPAEVVRQVEGKGSADVATVFLRLVPANVFRAAANGQMLGLIFFSLLFGYFMTKIDHRHADTLLSFWQGVLDVMMGITNLVMRFAPLGVFALVAKVVSGTDLNALGDLLSVLLRFTFTVLAALAIHAFVVLPLLLRLVAGVNPLRHYRAMAPALLTAFSTASSSATLPLTMECVEKNAGVSNRVTSFVLPLGATMNMDGTALYECVAALFIAQAYGVDLGFGAQFTVVVTALLTSVGVAGIPAASLVAITIILAAVGLPVEGIGLILAVDRILDMFRTSVNVFSDSCGAVIIGRLEGERGLLAGGSPEARGRA